One region of Etheostoma spectabile isolate EspeVRDwgs_2016 chromosome 21, UIUC_Espe_1.0, whole genome shotgun sequence genomic DNA includes:
- the LOC116671062 gene encoding SH3 and cysteine-rich domain-containing protein 2 gives MTEISEKENEPQNRDLRRPQATMPSQHESKLQRLKRTLSFKSVMRSKSVENFFQRGNGDSRTPSALITTPSPPLSPSPVPESPLAYDRSPSHSPSTSPNPSLSSRSPSISPSLSFRQTTKTQPKSLAQLVEPTHCFQEHVFRKSTSCQRCKHMIQGNSKQGLRCKACKMAAHLWCSSELSQKPCNGKTGAFKRNFSSPLLTTDTLGVVREAPAAQEADNGIVDPVYEALRYGTSLAQMSRSSFSSISESPCHEAEELQDKRENQPIAEEEHIPGMLTPPESEKADSEDRVSLKTPKKVEIHSVHTYVALYKFLPQEKNDLELQPGDRVQVTDDSNEDWWKGKSRDKVGLFPANFVQRVRPGERVWKVIDGFHGNRDKGQMTVKEAQICVGKNEEIDGFLRLSSGKKRGLVPVTYLLEI, from the exons tTACAGCGGTTGAAGCGCACCCTGTCCTTCAAATCAGTCATGCGCAGCAAGAGTGTGGAAAACTTTTTCCAGCGCGGTAACGGCGACTCCCGCACTCCCTCAGCCCTCATCACCACACCTTCACCCCCGCTATCTCCTTCCCCAGTCCCGGAGTCCCCCCTGGCCTATGATCGCTCTCCGTCCCATTCCCCTTCTACGAGTCCCAACCCTTCATTGTCATCACGCTCACCTTCTATTAGTCCATCCCTGTCCTTTAGACAAACCACTAAAACCCAACCAAAGTCTTTGGCCCAGCTGGTGGAGCCGACCCACTGTTTCCAGGAGCATGTCTTCCGTAAGTCCACCAGCTGCCAGCGATGCAAACACATGATCCAAG GGAACTCCAAGCAGGGGCTGCGATGTAAAGCCTGTAAGATGGCGGCCCACCTCTGGTGCTCGTCTGAGCTCTCCCAGAAGCCCTGTAATGGCAAG ACAGGAGCTTTCAAGAGAAACTTCAGCTCTCCTCTGTTAACCACTGATACGCTGGGCGTGGTCAGAGAGGCTCCTGCTGCCCAAG aggctgataaTGGCATTGTTGACCCTGTGTATGAGGCACTGCGCTATGGAACGTCGCTGGCTCAGATGAGTCGCTCCAGCTTCAGCAGTATCTCAGAGTCACCCTGTCATGAG GCAGAAGAACTGcaagacaaaagagaaaaccagCCAATAGCCGAAGAGGAGCACATCCCAGGAa TGCTTACCCCTCCTGAAAGTGAGAAGGCTGATTCAGAAGACAGGGTCAGCCTCAAG ACTCCTAAGAAAGTAGAGATCCACTCCGTCCACACATATGTGGCGCTCTACAAGTTTCTGCCTCAGGAGAAGAACGACTTGGAACTACA ACCTGGCGACAGAGTTCAAGTCACTGATGACTCCAACGAGGATTGGTGGAAG GGGAAAAGCAGAGACAAGGTGGGATTATTCCCGGCCAACTTTGTGCAGCGGGTCCGCCCTGGTGAGCGTGTGTGGAAGGTCATTGATGGTTTCCACGGCAACCGAGACAAAGGCCAGATGACTGTAAAAGAGGCCCAG ATCTGTGTGGGGAAGAATGAGGAGATTGACGGTTTCCTCCGGCTGAGCAGCGGGAAGAAGAGAGGCTTGGTCCCTGTGACGTATCTGCTAGAAATATGA